A window of Terriglobia bacterium contains these coding sequences:
- a CDS encoding CCA tRNA nucleotidyltransferase, producing the protein MADYIYTMETRLTPEQQRAVSLVQDVARNQETNVYLTGGTIRDIISGFPIRDLDLTVQGNALKLQKDLEKAGAIVEGVDDDTKTLYVLFAANVRGEIGMAYSAVYEKPGKPPRVVPATITEDLRRRDFTVNAMALSLNPGSRGLLLDPFNGVADIEAKVIRILHNYAFLEEPSRLIRATRFTHRFHWPLEERTQARYDAAKENNYLEYITDRAIGQEIEALAYEEDPLHILRALEKEGWLAVLNSRWAVAKVDAAGLSQLLKTRQQMMQFGYNVDMAPAVMYFLTRRLSDADIRDMQKLIPRRHFLETWRNLDDDAAKLAKRLTGKEAATPSRTWHLLSEAKPETILFLDATARQQAVAQKIKNFFGKWRQVRQKLPLPEMAELRITPQLPAYPQIEQEAFLLLLDGKLRSRTEILKFLKPYAPPPPPPPPPPRKGKGAKADAAAPTPAAAAATPGKKGKGKGKAAIAPAPAATVKVEKPAEKPPAKAAKPAPPPPQPQPKKSAPKKKPAPAKKDKIRKR; encoded by the coding sequence ATGGCCGACTACATCTACACCATGGAGACCCGGCTCACGCCGGAGCAGCAGCGTGCCGTGAGCCTGGTCCAGGATGTCGCCCGCAATCAGGAGACGAACGTTTACCTGACCGGCGGGACCATCCGCGACATCATCTCCGGCTTTCCCATCCGCGACCTCGACCTCACTGTTCAAGGAAATGCGCTGAAGCTGCAGAAGGACCTGGAGAAAGCCGGCGCCATCGTCGAGGGCGTGGACGACGACACCAAGACGCTGTACGTGCTGTTCGCCGCCAACGTGCGCGGAGAAATCGGCATGGCGTACTCGGCGGTCTATGAGAAGCCGGGCAAACCTCCGCGCGTCGTGCCGGCGACGATTACCGAAGACCTGCGCCGCCGCGACTTCACCGTCAACGCGATGGCGCTGTCGCTGAACCCGGGCTCGCGCGGGCTGCTGCTCGATCCCTTCAATGGCGTGGCCGACATCGAGGCCAAGGTCATCCGCATCCTGCACAACTACGCCTTTCTGGAAGAACCCTCGCGGCTGATTCGCGCCACCCGTTTCACGCATCGCTTCCACTGGCCGCTGGAGGAACGCACCCAGGCCCGCTACGACGCCGCCAAAGAAAACAATTACCTCGAGTACATCACCGACCGCGCCATCGGGCAGGAGATTGAGGCGCTGGCCTACGAAGAAGACCCGCTGCATATCCTGCGTGCACTGGAGAAAGAAGGCTGGCTGGCGGTCCTTAACTCGCGCTGGGCAGTCGCCAAGGTGGACGCGGCCGGTCTGTCGCAGTTGTTGAAGACGCGGCAGCAGATGATGCAGTTCGGCTACAACGTGGACATGGCGCCGGCCGTCATGTACTTCCTTACGCGTCGGCTCAGCGATGCCGACATTCGCGACATGCAGAAGCTGATCCCGCGGCGGCACTTTTTGGAAACCTGGCGCAACCTGGATGACGACGCCGCCAAACTGGCAAAACGGCTCACTGGCAAGGAAGCGGCCACACCTTCGCGCACCTGGCACTTGCTGTCGGAGGCCAAGCCGGAGACCATCCTGTTCCTCGACGCCACGGCGCGCCAACAGGCGGTCGCGCAGAAGATCAAGAATTTCTTCGGCAAATGGCGGCAGGTACGCCAAAAGCTCCCGCTGCCCGAGATGGCGGAGTTGCGCATCACGCCGCAGTTGCCGGCTTATCCCCAGATCGAGCAGGAAGCGTTCCTGCTGCTGCTCGACGGCAAGCTGCGGTCGCGCACTGAGATTCTGAAATTTCTCAAGCCCTACGCGCCTCCACCACCACCTCCGCCTCCTCCACCCAGGAAGGGCAAGGGAGCAAAGGCCGACGCCGCCGCTCCCACGCCGGCCGCGGCAGCGGCGACGCCGGGCAAGAAGGGAAAGGGCAAAGGAAAGGCAGCAATTGCGCCTGCGCCCGCAGCCACGGTGAAAGTCGAAAAGCCGGCGGAAAAACCGCCCGCCAAAGCCGCCAAGCCGGCGCCCCCACCTCCCCAGCCGCAGCCCAAGAAATCCGCGCCGAAGAAAAAGCCGGCGCCCGCGAAAAAGGACAAGATAAGGAAGAGGTAG
- the lpxD gene encoding UDP-3-O-(3-hydroxymyristoyl)glucosamine N-acyltransferase: protein MKLSNIAATLGARLDGDDVEITGVAGIEEAAPGHLTFVANPKYAAAARVTRASAVIVSDDFPAIAAATLRCANPYLVFARAIELFYHPPRYSIGIHSTAVVHPSAKIGKHAAIGPYAVVEEDVEIGRHCVLLPHVVIYRGARIGDNFFAHAHAVVREFCRLGDNVILQNGAIIGADGFGFAKNGDGGWHKIVQSGPAVLEDDVEVQANACVDRASVGETRIRRGAKIDNLVQVGHASEVGENSLLCAQAGLAGSTVVGNNVILAGQVGVAGHCKLGDGVIATAQSGIPNDVEAGKTVSGYPAIDNKQWLRCVAVFNKLPDLSKAVRAVRPAGTAAPREGKK, encoded by the coding sequence ATGAAACTTTCCAACATCGCCGCCACACTAGGGGCTCGTCTCGACGGTGACGACGTGGAAATCACCGGCGTGGCGGGTATCGAGGAAGCCGCTCCCGGACACCTTACCTTCGTCGCCAATCCCAAGTACGCGGCCGCCGCGCGCGTCACGCGGGCGTCGGCGGTGATTGTCAGCGACGACTTCCCCGCCATCGCCGCCGCCACCCTGCGCTGCGCCAATCCGTACCTCGTATTTGCGCGCGCCATCGAGTTGTTTTATCACCCGCCGCGCTATTCCATCGGGATTCACTCCACGGCGGTGGTGCACCCATCGGCGAAAATCGGCAAGCACGCCGCGATCGGACCCTACGCCGTGGTCGAGGAAGATGTCGAGATCGGCCGTCACTGCGTGCTGCTGCCGCACGTGGTGATCTATCGCGGGGCGCGTATTGGCGACAACTTCTTTGCCCACGCCCATGCCGTGGTGCGCGAGTTCTGCCGCCTCGGCGACAACGTCATCCTGCAGAATGGCGCCATCATCGGCGCGGACGGATTCGGATTCGCCAAGAATGGCGATGGCGGCTGGCACAAGATTGTGCAGTCCGGGCCGGCGGTGCTGGAAGACGATGTCGAAGTGCAGGCCAACGCCTGCGTGGACCGCGCCAGCGTGGGCGAGACGCGAATCCGGCGCGGCGCCAAGATCGACAATTTGGTGCAGGTTGGGCACGCCTCCGAGGTCGGCGAGAACTCGCTGCTGTGCGCACAGGCAGGGCTGGCAGGATCCACGGTCGTCGGCAACAACGTCATTCTAGCCGGGCAGGTGGGCGTCGCCGGACATTGCAAGCTCGGCGACGGAGTGATCGCCACCGCGCAAAGCGGAATTCCCAACGACGTCGAGGCGGGCAAAACGGTGAGCGGCTACCCTGCCATCGACAACAAGCAGTGGCTGCGTTGCGTCGCCGTGTTCAATAAGCTGCCGGACTTGTCGAAAGCGGTCCGCGCCGTTCGTCCTGCAGGAACCGCCGCGCCCAGGGAGGGAAAGAAGTAA
- a CDS encoding response regulator: MADVTTATGKASKPIRVLLLDDLEDNLVLRSTILRQKGYSVVTASSIEEAEQKLSDIDIAVLDYHLGAGKFGTDVADSLRQKRPQVPIIILSATLERKFGGIADIHLLKGHSSVDDLLGALRSFEAKRRGKPVVVDARDFYYRRISEAMGDDVVMEVLDRDGNWLYVNDYFAKLFEKKLPYFVGKNKFEEFPEAGEDWREIIRTVADTRETYIDRGFRGLPNLPRKSARWTWNVLVFPIKLHNDRDGVVLTARLIEKKGM; this comes from the coding sequence ATGGCTGACGTCACTACGGCGACCGGCAAGGCGAGCAAACCGATCCGCGTCCTCCTGCTCGACGATCTGGAGGACAATCTTGTCCTGCGCTCGACCATTCTTCGGCAGAAGGGTTACAGCGTCGTCACCGCGTCTTCGATCGAGGAAGCGGAGCAAAAACTGAGTGACATTGACATCGCCGTGCTCGACTACCACCTCGGCGCGGGCAAGTTTGGCACCGACGTCGCCGATTCGCTGCGCCAGAAGCGTCCCCAGGTTCCGATCATCATTTTGTCCGCCACCCTGGAGCGGAAATTCGGCGGGATTGCCGATATCCACCTGCTCAAGGGCCACAGCTCGGTGGATGACCTGCTGGGCGCGCTGCGCAGCTTTGAAGCCAAGCGCCGCGGCAAGCCCGTGGTGGTGGACGCGCGCGACTTCTACTACCGGCGCATTTCCGAGGCCATGGGGGATGACGTGGTGATGGAGGTCCTGGACCGCGACGGCAACTGGCTCTACGTCAACGATTATTTTGCCAAGCTGTTCGAAAAGAAGCTGCCGTACTTTGTCGGCAAGAACAAGTTCGAGGAATTCCCCGAGGCGGGCGAGGACTGGCGCGAAATCATCCGGACCGTCGCCGATACCCGCGAAACCTACATCGACCGCGGTTTTCGTGGGCTTCCCAACCTGCCGCGGAAATCGGCGCGCTGGACCTGGAACGTGCTCGTCTTCCCCATCAAGCTGCACAACGACCGCGATGGCGTGGTGCTCACCGCCCGCCTGATTGAAAAAAAAGGGATGTGA
- the bshC gene encoding bacillithiol biosynthesis cysteine-adding enzyme BshC, with protein MPAHPTSVPSDCIPFTAIPHTSQLFRDFLYDFERVQRFYSYPPRQRDWLPKVAGSLHYDQRRRDAVAAILERQNRAVGASEQTLASIQRLRTGAAAAVTGQQVALFGGPLFSLLKALTAVCIAEQARAQGVDCVPVFWLATEDHDLVEVNHTTLFTAEGEREKLITESQGAPNAPISDVRLGPEIEAVVARAAELLGDTDIAGLLKTAYRSGETLGSAFAKLFAALFGEFGVILLDASDPELHAIAQPVYRAAVLGAEEIDNALLARGKELRAAGYHEQVKVTPATTLLFEKRQGTREVIHRRNGGFVVGHDVISRDDLLAQIAAEPQRFSANVLLRPVVQDYLLPTIAYTGGPAEVAYFAQTAVVYEEVLGRTTPVLPRFSATLLDARAQRLFGKYHASLTDLFHGPEVFRELLALRSIPGELGSEFKEGEEAVMASLGKIRALLEKLDPTLVEAAGRAGSKMLYQLRRLQARAGKAQLRRNREVGDHADWLSSVLFPNKNLQEREIAGVSLLARHGRQLLHTLYQAAQSDCADHQVIHV; from the coding sequence ATGCCCGCTCATCCAACGTCTGTGCCCAGCGACTGCATCCCCTTTACGGCGATTCCTCACACTTCGCAGCTCTTCCGGGATTTCCTCTACGACTTCGAGCGGGTACAGCGCTTCTATTCCTACCCACCGCGGCAGCGCGACTGGCTCCCCAAGGTGGCCGGCTCGCTGCACTATGACCAGCGGCGGCGCGACGCCGTGGCAGCCATCCTGGAGCGGCAGAACCGCGCCGTTGGCGCTTCCGAGCAGACGCTGGCCAGCATCCAACGCCTGCGCACCGGGGCTGCGGCTGCGGTCACCGGACAACAGGTTGCATTGTTCGGCGGGCCTTTGTTTTCCTTGTTGAAGGCGCTGACGGCAGTGTGTATCGCCGAGCAAGCGCGCGCTCAAGGCGTAGATTGTGTCCCGGTGTTCTGGCTCGCCACCGAAGACCATGACCTCGTCGAGGTCAACCACACCACCCTGTTCACGGCGGAAGGGGAGCGGGAGAAGCTGATCACGGAGTCCCAGGGGGCGCCGAATGCCCCCATCAGCGATGTCCGCTTGGGGCCGGAAATTGAAGCGGTAGTGGCACGCGCCGCGGAACTGCTTGGCGATACCGACATCGCTGGCCTGTTGAAGACCGCCTATCGTTCCGGGGAAACTCTGGGCAGCGCTTTCGCCAAGTTGTTTGCGGCATTGTTCGGCGAATTCGGAGTGATTCTGCTTGATGCCTCCGATCCGGAGCTGCACGCCATCGCTCAGCCGGTTTACCGCGCCGCTGTTCTCGGAGCGGAGGAAATCGACAACGCGTTGCTGGCGCGCGGCAAGGAACTGCGGGCAGCCGGGTATCACGAGCAGGTGAAGGTCACCCCGGCGACCACGCTGCTGTTTGAAAAACGCCAAGGCACGCGCGAGGTCATCCACCGACGCAATGGCGGCTTTGTCGTCGGGCACGATGTGATTTCACGAGACGATTTGCTGGCACAGATCGCCGCCGAGCCGCAGCGCTTCAGCGCCAACGTCCTGCTCCGCCCGGTGGTGCAGGATTACCTGCTGCCCACGATCGCTTATACCGGGGGTCCGGCCGAGGTGGCTTACTTCGCGCAGACGGCGGTGGTGTACGAAGAAGTGCTTGGCCGCACCACGCCCGTCCTCCCGCGCTTTAGCGCCACCCTGCTGGATGCGCGCGCGCAGCGCTTATTCGGCAAGTACCACGCCAGCCTGACGGATCTGTTCCATGGGCCGGAGGTTTTCCGCGAGCTGCTGGCGCTGCGCAGCATCCCCGGCGAACTGGGCAGCGAGTTCAAAGAGGGCGAAGAAGCGGTGATGGCATCGTTGGGCAAGATTCGCGCCTTACTGGAAAAGCTCGACCCCACGCTGGTGGAAGCCGCGGGCCGCGCCGGTTCGAAGATGCTCTACCAATTGCGCCGGCTGCAAGCCCGCGCCGGCAAAGCACAACTGCGTCGCAACCGGGAGGTCGGCGACCATGCCGACTGGCTCAGCTCGGTGTTGTTCCCCAACAAGAATCTCCAGGAGCGCGAGATCGCCGGCGTTTCCTTGCTTGCGCGCCACGGCCGCCAGTTGCTGCACACCCTCTACCAGGCAGCGCAATCCGACTGTGCCGACCACCAGGTCATTCATGTGTGA
- a CDS encoding zeta toxin family protein — MPRLYVLAGANGAGKSSIVGAMFVEKGVNYFNPDEATRLIESANPGIPRAEANSQAWYEGKRLLERAIAERLDFAFETTLGGRTITALLEKALREGFEVRIWYVGLNSPELHIARVRSRVQRGGHDIPEQRIRQRYIQSRLNLIQLLPKLTELLLYDNSEDADPMKGQTPEPKLIVHLTHGKIPESCDLTSVPEWAKSIVAAALKLQS; from the coding sequence ATTCCCCGCTTATACGTATTGGCTGGCGCCAATGGAGCTGGTAAGAGCAGCATCGTGGGCGCCATGTTCGTCGAAAAAGGAGTCAACTATTTCAATCCCGATGAGGCGACACGGCTCATTGAATCAGCCAACCCCGGCATTCCAAGGGCCGAGGCGAACAGCCAGGCTTGGTATGAGGGCAAAAGATTGCTGGAGCGGGCCATTGCAGAGAGACTTGATTTCGCATTTGAAACAACTCTCGGCGGAAGAACGATCACAGCGCTGTTGGAAAAGGCGCTACGTGAAGGATTCGAGGTCAGGATCTGGTATGTCGGTCTTAACAGTCCAGAGCTTCATATTGCGCGTGTTCGTTCCAGGGTCCAGAGGGGTGGGCACGACATCCCTGAACAGAGAATCCGACAGCGATACATCCAGAGCCGGCTCAATCTGATTCAGCTACTTCCCAAGCTGACCGAACTCTTGCTTTATGACAATTCCGAGGACGCCGATCCGATGAAAGGGCAAACGCCAGAACCAAAGTTGATTGTTCATCTCACGCACGGCAAGATCCCTGAATCCTGCGATTTGACCAGCGTTCCAGAATGGGCAAAATCGATTGTGGCTGCTGCTCTCAAATTACAGTCCTAG
- a CDS encoding type II toxin-antitoxin system prevent-host-death family antitoxin, which produces MAVRRSKRAAPQAARFVAGRTSSFTASEAKNEFARMLEKAIQGNLVVITKHNAPKAVLMSMDEFNLLSPESRINTLTAEFDSLLAQMQSRRARNAMEAAFHASPRELGRAALAAARKRG; this is translated from the coding sequence ATGGCGGTTCGGAGGAGCAAACGTGCGGCGCCTCAAGCGGCACGGTTCGTCGCTGGCAGGACTTCGTCGTTCACCGCCAGCGAGGCGAAAAATGAGTTTGCTCGAATGCTTGAAAAAGCCATTCAGGGGAATTTGGTCGTAATCACAAAACACAATGCTCCGAAGGCAGTCTTGATGTCCATGGACGAGTTCAATCTTTTGTCGCCCGAATCGAGGATTAATACTCTGACCGCTGAATTCGATTCGCTTCTGGCGCAAATGCAGAGTCGCAGGGCGCGAAATGCCATGGAAGCCGCCTTCCATGCTTCCCCTAGAGAACTTGGAAGGGCAGCGTTAGCGGCCGCCCGGAAACGTGGCTGA